In Paracoccus aerodenitrificans, the following are encoded in one genomic region:
- a CDS encoding nitric oxide reductase activation protein NorD: MSANWRDIEPWEPEESVGRLWHAYASRIDAPAEYPEAAAALNEISGRLVVLFRGLGGDPSVEFRPAADHVSQHRVGWRRRLGTEAETLPQASFDGEALRLPQKLALFPTAEANAELYLWLTACSAHAVVPPSGDHLLQSDLRQLSVSRRMVSATLDAAPGLRGLYEDLRAVVLAQRPLPKLPPEEAAIEELVRHFLGDAASLSVPARTFLDALDDPSGIRAPRGYRSFRPVSLWPRVEAVSSSASDKVETRETDGDPEIAQDERMIRARRRETDQAGRRDSLIIHKFEAILSWTEFLNLNRKIEDDDHDDAKKALDDQEELGLGQISKAPATRLKLHLDLAPEDADREALAGEFLYPEWEARRGVYLPAHARVLESRAEEALTDGRLDDPAARARIRAVRRQFEAMRPGRVVTTAHRDGDDLDDDLAVRSFADIRASGQGSDRIWRQSRPVARDLAVSILLDVSRSTESAVTGRAVIDIECEALTALAWGLVACGDDFAIHAFSSLKRDRVFVSECKSFGEEMGPVVERRIAGLRPQFYTRLGAGVRHASAGLSRQQRKRRLLLVITDGKPNDLDHYEGRHGIEDSARAVREARRAGHAVFGITVDRDGKSWFPRIFGQGGYALIAHPDKLTAALPEIYRQLVGA, translated from the coding sequence ATGAGTGCGAACTGGCGTGATATCGAGCCGTGGGAGCCGGAAGAATCCGTTGGCAGGCTGTGGCATGCCTATGCCAGCCGGATTGATGCGCCTGCCGAATATCCCGAAGCGGCGGCTGCGCTGAATGAGATTTCCGGGAGGCTGGTCGTGCTGTTTCGCGGCCTTGGCGGCGACCCGTCGGTCGAGTTCAGGCCCGCCGCCGATCATGTCAGCCAGCATCGCGTCGGATGGCGGCGACGGCTGGGGACCGAGGCTGAAACATTGCCTCAGGCGAGCTTTGACGGGGAGGCGTTGCGGCTGCCTCAGAAGCTGGCGCTGTTTCCGACCGCTGAGGCCAATGCGGAGCTGTATCTCTGGCTGACCGCCTGTTCTGCCCATGCCGTCGTGCCGCCCTCGGGGGATCATCTGTTACAGAGCGATCTGCGGCAATTATCGGTGTCACGGCGGATGGTTTCAGCGACGCTGGATGCGGCGCCGGGTCTGCGCGGGCTGTATGAAGATCTTCGTGCGGTGGTGCTTGCGCAGCGCCCATTGCCGAAATTGCCTCCTGAGGAAGCCGCTATAGAGGAGCTTGTCAGGCATTTTCTTGGCGATGCAGCCTCGCTTTCAGTACCGGCCAGGACGTTTCTGGATGCATTGGACGATCCGTCGGGAATCCGTGCGCCCCGGGGCTACAGGTCATTCCGGCCGGTGTCACTCTGGCCGAGGGTTGAGGCCGTGTCTTCCTCGGCCAGCGATAAGGTGGAAACAAGGGAAACGGATGGCGATCCGGAGATTGCACAGGATGAGCGCATGATCCGTGCACGGCGTCGCGAGACGGATCAGGCCGGCCGCCGCGACAGTCTGATCATCCATAAATTCGAGGCGATCCTGAGTTGGACAGAGTTCCTCAACCTCAATCGTAAGATTGAGGATGACGACCACGACGATGCAAAGAAGGCTTTGGACGATCAGGAAGAACTGGGGCTCGGGCAGATCAGCAAGGCGCCTGCGACCCGGTTGAAACTGCATCTGGATCTCGCACCCGAAGATGCGGATCGCGAGGCATTGGCCGGAGAGTTCCTTTATCCGGAATGGGAGGCGCGACGCGGTGTATATCTTCCGGCACATGCGCGTGTGCTGGAGAGCCGGGCCGAGGAAGCCCTTACAGATGGCAGGCTTGATGATCCCGCCGCTCGGGCGCGTATCCGCGCTGTGCGCCGGCAATTCGAGGCGATGCGACCGGGACGGGTCGTCACCACGGCGCATCGGGATGGCGACGATCTGGATGACGATCTCGCGGTCAGATCTTTCGCGGATATTCGCGCCAGCGGTCAGGGCAGCGACAGGATCTGGCGACAATCGCGTCCCGTCGCGCGTGATCTGGCGGTGTCGATCCTTCTGGACGTCTCGCGGTCGACCGAAAGCGCGGTGACTGGCCGGGCGGTAATCGACATCGAGTGCGAGGCTCTGACGGCGCTTGCCTGGGGGCTGGTTGCCTGTGGTGACGATTTCGCAATTCATGCGTTTTCATCGCTGAAGCGCGACCGGGTGTTTGTCAGTGAATGCAAATCCTTTGGCGAAGAGATGGGTCCGGTGGTCGAACGCCGGATCGCCGGGTTGCGACCGCAATTCTACACGCGGCTCGGCGCGGGGGTGCGGCATGCCTCGGCGGGGCTTTCGCGGCAGCAGCGGAAGCGGCGCTTGCTGCTGGTCATTACCGATGGAAAGCCGAATGATCTGGATCACTATGAGGGACGGCACGGAATCGAGGACAGCGCCCGAGCGGTGCGCGAGGCGCGGCGTGCGGGACATGCGGTCTTCGGGATCACTGTCGACCGGGACGGCAAAAGCTGGTTTCCGAGGATATTCGGGCAGGGCGGATATGCTCTGATTGCGCATCCCGACAAGCTGACGGCGGCCTTGCCGGAAATATACCGGCAATTGGTGGGCGCATGA
- a CDS encoding CbbQ/NirQ/NorQ/GpvN family protein, whose protein sequence is MNAMDKPAMQKDGAANAPFYLPQSDEVAVFEAAASADMPVLLKGPTGCGKTRFVAHMAARLGRRLYTVACHDDLSAADLIGRYLLKGGETVWVDGPLTRAVREGAICYLDEVVEARKDVTVVLHPLTDDRRILPIDRTGEELEAAPGFMLVASYNPGYQNILKSLKPSTRQRFVAMEFGFPEAAQEIQIITRESGLDRDRAAALVRLAGKLRGLKGQDLEEGVSTRLVVYAATLIAQGMPVSRAIDVAMIEPLTDDPDVRQGLRDLVVAVYG, encoded by the coding sequence ATGAACGCGATGGATAAACCCGCAATGCAGAAAGACGGGGCGGCGAACGCCCCGTTCTATCTGCCCCAATCCGATGAGGTGGCCGTGTTCGAAGCAGCGGCCTCGGCTGATATGCCGGTTCTGCTGAAAGGGCCGACCGGCTGCGGCAAGACCCGCTTCGTCGCGCATATGGCGGCACGTCTTGGCCGCCGCTTGTACACAGTCGCCTGCCATGACGATCTGTCGGCAGCCGATCTGATCGGGCGTTATCTGCTGAAAGGCGGGGAAACCGTCTGGGTGGATGGACCCCTGACCCGTGCGGTGCGCGAGGGCGCGATCTGCTATCTGGACGAGGTGGTCGAGGCGCGGAAGGATGTGACGGTGGTGCTGCATCCACTGACCGATGACCGCCGTATCCTGCCCATCGACCGCACCGGCGAAGAGCTTGAGGCCGCACCGGGTTTCATGCTGGTGGCAAGCTATAACCCCGGTTACCAGAATATCCTCAAGAGCCTCAAACCCTCGACACGGCAGCGTTTCGTGGCGATGGAATTCGGTTTTCCCGAGGCTGCGCAGGAAATTCAGATCATTACCCGCGAATCGGGGCTGGATCGGGATCGTGCCGCGGCGTTGGTGCGGCTTGCGGGCAAGCTGCGCGGATTGAAGGGACAGGATCTTGAGGAAGGCGTCTCGACCCGGCTGGTGGTCTATGCCGCCACGCTTATCGCGCAGGGGATGCCGGTTTCGCGGGCCATTGATGTGGCGATGATCGAGCCGCTGACCGATGATCCCGATGTCAGGCAGGGACTGCGGGATCTGGTCGTCGCAGTTTATGGCTGA
- a CDS encoding cytochrome c oxidase subunit 3: protein MTGDRSLLEELPGELIMWVLIVSELAVFCVCLLVFLSLRLTDPELFAQSQARLHQVSAGVNTIVLVSSGYLAARAVAEIRDGHAAKARRFLLAAAGLGTVFLALKAVEYSDAIGQGIGLETNSFFTFYFLLTGFHAAHVIAGIIVLLIVALRPKAESVEAGAQFWHMIDLVWVLLFPIIYLLQ from the coding sequence ATGACCGGGGACCGGAGCCTTCTTGAGGAACTGCCCGGCGAGCTGATAATGTGGGTGCTGATCGTCAGTGAATTGGCGGTTTTCTGCGTTTGCCTTCTGGTCTTTCTTTCGCTTCGGCTTACCGACCCGGAGCTGTTTGCGCAGTCACAGGCGCGGCTGCATCAGGTTTCGGCCGGAGTTAACACAATCGTGCTGGTGAGCTCGGGCTATCTGGCGGCCCGGGCCGTCGCAGAGATCCGTGACGGGCATGCAGCAAAAGCGCGAAGATTTCTGCTGGCGGCGGCCGGGCTCGGGACAGTCTTTCTGGCGCTGAAGGCAGTCGAATACAGCGATGCGATCGGGCAGGGGATTGGGCTGGAAACCAACAGCTTCTTTACTTTCTACTTTCTGCTGACTGGGTTTCATGCCGCCCATGTCATTGCCGGAATCATTGTTCTGCTGATCGTTGCGTTGCGCCCGAAAGCCGAGAGCGTCGAGGCTGGTGCCCAGTTCTGGCATATGATCGATCTGGTCTGGGTGCTGCTTTTTCCGATCATCTATCTGTTGCAATGA
- a CDS encoding TonB-dependent receptor has protein sequence MARTAPLPFRVVLLSSAVWGAALNATAAFGQSEPIVLDTITLVATGLPTEIMQSPASISVISADDIRESAPVSVATLMRNIPGVNIQEEGIERISIRGEDSRRVAILIDGQKLTDHTNYGQPVLIDPTTIERIEVVRGSSSVVSGSRAIGGVINIITKRGADRPFALSTTAGYISATEGYRVSISAAGTVQAGAGKMDYRLTAGRMEQNDRHTPDGILKPSDVSDRSLSGHLGYQLGNQYFGLRGQAYDLSANVFVEENDFSIALPKRDLRKISAFYEISDVTPWLRQLSADLYYQTVEREFISNVSTQAGPMALNVRAESEDEQRTTGLNLRAEMDLWPGTRTVAGLEIEDDRLDTDKTTTTTITPPGAPAGFTTSASSHDEASIRTISLFAQHEVSFSEIWTGTFGARWYDVDADHEDSTTDGIANDRNSNSDSLLLGSAGLVWSPDDSLAVRANLSQGYIYPTLGQLFLTTAAGGEGTIYGNPDLKPETSTTFELGLRYDTGATTVDAALFYTDADDYIARVATGPRSFTYENVDAAKSWGLELQAEHHLTAWNLTPYVSVALMRRELEYSNGYSTFDSGAPTTSGRIGIRRDWQVGSLRGNLDLYLRGESGTDLRGEDGSLNSSYGGYATLNMKGDVDFGNGLMLVAELNNLTDRSYQPYEQMPGAERSVNLFFTKSF, from the coding sequence ATGGCAAGAACCGCGCCCCTCCCGTTCCGTGTCGTTCTTCTGAGTTCCGCGGTATGGGGCGCCGCACTGAACGCGACTGCCGCATTCGGGCAAAGCGAGCCGATCGTACTGGACACGATCACACTGGTCGCAACCGGGCTGCCGACAGAAATCATGCAGAGCCCCGCCTCGATTTCCGTCATCAGTGCCGATGATATCCGGGAATCCGCGCCGGTCTCGGTCGCGACGCTGATGCGCAACATTCCGGGGGTGAATATTCAGGAAGAAGGGATCGAACGCATCTCGATCCGGGGCGAGGATTCCCGCCGTGTCGCAATCCTCATCGACGGGCAGAAGCTGACCGATCACACGAATTACGGCCAGCCTGTGTTGATAGATCCGACAACAATCGAGAGGATCGAGGTCGTCCGCGGATCATCTTCGGTCGTTTCAGGCAGCCGCGCCATCGGCGGCGTGATTAATATCATTACGAAACGAGGGGCGGACAGGCCTTTCGCGCTTTCGACGACGGCGGGATATATCTCCGCAACCGAGGGATATCGCGTCTCGATTTCCGCTGCAGGAACGGTGCAGGCAGGAGCTGGCAAGATGGATTACCGCCTCACCGCCGGCCGGATGGAGCAGAATGACCGTCACACACCGGACGGCATTCTGAAACCCTCTGATGTCAGTGACCGCAGCCTGTCCGGGCATCTCGGCTATCAGCTTGGGAACCAGTATTTCGGGCTGAGAGGGCAGGCTTACGACCTTTCCGCGAATGTCTTTGTTGAAGAGAATGATTTTTCCATTGCCCTGCCGAAGCGCGACCTCAGGAAGATTTCGGCTTTTTACGAGATCAGCGATGTGACGCCCTGGCTTCGTCAGCTCAGCGCGGATCTTTATTATCAAACGGTCGAACGCGAGTTCATAAGTAACGTGTCAACCCAGGCCGGACCGATGGCGCTGAATGTCCGGGCGGAGTCCGAGGATGAACAGCGCACAACCGGTCTGAACCTGCGTGCCGAGATGGATCTCTGGCCGGGAACACGAACCGTGGCGGGGCTGGAAATCGAGGATGACCGGCTGGACACCGACAAGACGACCACCACCACCATCACTCCGCCGGGTGCGCCCGCAGGGTTCACGACATCTGCCAGCAGCCATGACGAAGCCTCGATCCGGACGATTTCGCTGTTCGCTCAGCATGAGGTCAGTTTTTCGGAAATATGGACCGGTACGTTCGGGGCGCGTTGGTATGATGTCGATGCGGATCATGAAGACAGCACCACGGACGGGATCGCGAATGATCGAAACTCGAACAGCGACAGTCTTTTGCTTGGTTCGGCGGGACTGGTCTGGTCGCCGGACGATTCGCTTGCGGTGCGTGCCAATCTGTCGCAGGGCTATATTTATCCCACACTCGGCCAGTTGTTCCTGACCACTGCAGCAGGCGGAGAAGGTACGATTTACGGCAATCCTGACCTGAAACCGGAAACCTCGACTACGTTCGAACTCGGCCTGCGTTACGATACGGGGGCCACCACAGTGGACGCGGCCCTGTTCTATACCGATGCCGATGACTATATCGCGCGGGTTGCGACGGGACCACGCAGTTTCACCTATGAAAACGTCGATGCCGCGAAAAGCTGGGGGCTGGAACTTCAGGCAGAGCATCACCTGACCGCCTGGAACCTGACGCCCTATGTCTCTGTCGCCCTGATGCGGCGGGAACTGGAATACAGCAACGGCTATTCCACCTTCGACAGCGGAGCACCCACAACCTCGGGGCGGATCGGTATACGCCGTGACTGGCAGGTGGGATCGCTGAGAGGCAATCTGGATCTCTATCTGCGCGGCGAAAGCGGGACCGATCTGCGCGGTGAGGACGGATCGCTGAACAGCTCATATGGCGGCTATGCCACGCTGAACATGAAAGGCGACGTGGATTTCGGGAACGGGCTGATGCTGGTTGCCGAACTGAATAACCTCACCGATCGCAGCTATCAGCCCTATGAACAGATGCCCGGCGCTGAACGCTCGGTCAATCTGTTCTTCACCAAGAGCTTCTAG
- a CDS encoding MmgE/PrpD family protein, which yields MKYAREGSLIDMVVALAAFPRTALPDRARRLAGLSLLDWMACGLAAVDEPLAIKLRRLIGDEAGRGVASVLGGRAAPARAAALVNGATSHALDYDDTHFAHIGHLSVGIYPAALAAGEERGATATQVVDAFLLGAESAIRIGLVLGSAHYNLGFHQTATAGAFGATVAAGRLYGLDEGQMRAALGLCATRASGLKSQFGTMGKPYNAGIAASNGVECAALAALGMSSADDGLMGVQGFVPTHSPKPDASAGLMPPPEEAFLFGDNKYKLHACCHGTHAMIEAIIGSEDLKGSDLGNVAGLEVRANPRWLRVCDLKTPRTGLEVKFSYAWLAGMAIRGDRTGDDGIYTNETASDTALADFAGKVTVTGDDRLSDMQAGLTVTLRDGTRLELAHDLDAVLPEQMLADKLRNKAEALLGTAGQTLWQRFEDLDGVTARDLGAFLGSRES from the coding sequence ATGAAATATGCACGCGAAGGCTCACTGATCGATATGGTTGTCGCTTTGGCGGCATTCCCCCGGACCGCGCTGCCGGACCGGGCAAGGCGGCTTGCGGGATTGTCGCTGCTGGACTGGATGGCCTGCGGGCTGGCGGCGGTTGATGAGCCGCTGGCGATCAAGCTGCGCAGGCTGATCGGGGATGAGGCAGGTCGTGGCGTTGCATCCGTTCTGGGTGGGCGGGCTGCTCCGGCGCGGGCTGCGGCCCTGGTCAATGGTGCCACCAGCCATGCGCTTGATTATGACGACACGCATTTCGCGCATATCGGGCATTTATCGGTCGGTATTTACCCGGCAGCACTGGCGGCGGGTGAAGAAAGAGGAGCCACTGCGACGCAGGTGGTCGATGCGTTCCTGTTGGGTGCGGAAAGCGCCATTCGCATCGGGCTGGTGCTTGGCAGTGCGCATTACAATCTGGGCTTTCATCAGACCGCGACTGCCGGAGCCTTCGGGGCGACGGTCGCGGCGGGCCGTCTCTATGGGCTGGATGAGGGGCAGATGCGGGCGGCGCTTGGTCTTTGCGCGACGCGGGCCTCGGGTCTGAAATCGCAATTCGGTACGATGGGCAAACCCTATAACGCAGGGATCGCGGCGTCGAACGGAGTCGAATGCGCCGCGCTTGCCGCTCTTGGGATGAGTTCGGCGGATGACGGGCTGATGGGCGTGCAGGGGTTCGTTCCGACCCATTCGCCGAAGCCCGATGCCAGTGCCGGACTGATGCCGCCGCCTGAAGAGGCGTTCCTGTTCGGGGATAATAAATATAAGCTCCATGCCTGTTGCCACGGCACCCATGCCATGATCGAGGCGATTATCGGCAGTGAGGATCTGAAGGGTTCCGACCTTGGCAATGTGGCAGGGCTGGAGGTTCGGGCCAATCCAAGATGGCTGCGTGTGTGCGACCTGAAAACGCCCCGTACCGGGCTTGAGGTCAAGTTCAGCTATGCCTGGCTTGCGGGAATGGCGATCCGGGGCGACCGCACCGGAGATGACGGGATCTATACCAATGAGACCGCCTCGGACACGGCGCTTGCCGATTTTGCCGGGAAGGTCACGGTGACAGGGGATGACCGGCTGAGCGATATGCAGGCCGGGCTGACGGTGACGCTGCGCGACGGAACCCGGCTTGAGCTTGCGCATGATCTGGATGCCGTGCTGCCGGAACAGATGCTGGCCGACAAGCTGCGGAACAAGGCCGAAGCACTGCTTGGGACGGCGGGCCAAACGCTGTGGCAGCGTTTTGAGGATCTGGACGGCGTCACGGCGCGTGATCTGGGTGCGTTTCTGGGGTCCCGCGAAAGCTGA
- a CDS encoding dodecin family protein: protein MTIARVTEISATSATGFEDAIRAGIDRANNTLRNVKGAWVKEQSVDCDGGKITSYRVNLMVTFVLDD from the coding sequence ATGACCATCGCACGCGTCACCGAAATTTCGGCCACATCCGCGACCGGCTTCGAGGATGCCATTCGTGCCGGCATCGACCGCGCCAATAACACGCTTCGCAATGTCAAAGGGGCGTGGGTCAAGGAACAATCCGTCGACTGCGACGGCGGAAAGATCACCAGCTATCGCGTCAATCTGATGGTCACTTTCGTTCTCGACGACTGA
- a CDS encoding Crp/Fnr family transcriptional regulator — protein MNSHPLVTIMIAQIAPEARNSVLLRYLSDDVCRRLLEGATKKHFASGENIFLQGEHAHSVFLITEGWIKLFRVSPGGAEAVVSILSRNRSFGEAVALRDQPYPVSAEAIADTTLIQIDSKRLRRQITSDPELAVSLLSASYVHLQELVGQVEQLKARSGVQRLAEFLVDLADRDDKSCRVSLPYNKTLIAGHLGIQPESLSRAFARLREHGVHIEGSHAVIADIGKLRGLANQDKGQPWKR, from the coding sequence GTGAACAGTCATCCGCTGGTAACCATCATGATCGCCCAAATTGCTCCGGAAGCGAGGAACTCGGTTCTTCTGCGCTATCTCTCCGACGATGTTTGCCGGAGGCTTCTGGAGGGTGCGACGAAAAAACATTTCGCCAGTGGAGAAAATATTTTCCTTCAGGGAGAGCACGCTCATTCGGTCTTTCTTATCACCGAAGGCTGGATCAAGCTGTTCCGTGTCTCGCCGGGCGGCGCCGAGGCGGTCGTCTCGATCCTCTCACGTAACCGCAGCTTCGGCGAGGCTGTCGCGCTTCGCGATCAACCCTATCCCGTCTCTGCCGAGGCAATCGCCGACACGACCCTTATCCAGATCGATTCCAAACGGCTGCGCCGCCAGATTACCAGCGATCCGGAGCTGGCCGTGAGCCTGCTTTCAGCCAGCTATGTTCACTTGCAAGAGCTGGTTGGGCAGGTCGAGCAGTTGAAAGCGCGTTCGGGTGTACAGCGACTGGCCGAATTTCTGGTCGATCTGGCAGATCGCGACGATAAAAGCTGCCGCGTCTCGCTGCCCTATAACAAGACCCTGATTGCCGGTCATCTGGGAATCCAGCCGGAAAGCCTGTCCCGCGCTTTTGCGCGACTGCGGGAACATGGGGTGCATATCGAGGGAAGCCACGCGGTCATCGCCGATATCGGCAAGCTGAGGGGTCTGGCAAATCAGGATAAGGGCCAACCCTGGAAACGGTGA
- a CDS encoding LysR substrate-binding domain-containing protein — protein sequence MDSRQLRYFREIIESGSLSAAARSLSVAQPSLSQLVRNLEHELNVELLIRTARGISATEAGQRLYRHACLIEAQLEEARDDVVSAGSEPSGRVVFGVPPTVAMALLIPIAETIRLEMPRVRFRAIEAMTGHLREWLMNGDIDMTLLYDNTNIGNCSSSILVAEDLCFYSSPQDWPFPTAPGQPVGLDMIAETDLVLPSERHGLRSFIERIARMQHLSLNVAIEIDSLSQIKALVARGSGYTILSPAAVQDMVADHQLVGAPIGSPQLRRHIYLVRSASRPLTVASRRTEQICREVVADLVDRKIWKAHLPAG from the coding sequence TTGGACTCGAGGCAGCTCAGATATTTCCGTGAGATTATCGAAAGCGGTTCGCTCAGCGCCGCGGCCCGTTCGCTCAGCGTTGCGCAGCCATCCTTGTCGCAGCTTGTCCGCAATCTGGAGCATGAGCTTAACGTCGAATTGCTTATCAGGACCGCTCGGGGGATTTCCGCAACCGAGGCCGGACAGCGGCTTTATCGTCACGCCTGCCTGATCGAAGCGCAGCTTGAAGAGGCCCGCGACGATGTTGTCAGCGCAGGTTCCGAACCTTCGGGCCGGGTCGTGTTCGGCGTCCCGCCGACTGTTGCGATGGCGCTGCTGATCCCGATTGCCGAGACGATCCGGCTGGAAATGCCCCGCGTGCGGTTTCGGGCGATCGAAGCCATGACCGGGCATTTGCGGGAATGGCTGATGAATGGCGATATCGACATGACGCTGCTGTATGACAATACCAATATCGGCAATTGCAGCTCATCCATTCTGGTCGCCGAGGATCTTTGTTTCTATTCCTCGCCTCAGGACTGGCCCTTCCCGACCGCACCGGGACAGCCTGTCGGGCTGGATATGATCGCCGAAACCGATCTTGTCCTGCCCTCGGAACGCCACGGACTGCGCAGCTTCATTGAGCGGATTGCAAGGATGCAGCATCTCTCGCTGAATGTTGCCATCGAGATCGACTCGCTCAGCCAGATCAAGGCGCTTGTCGCGCGAGGCTCCGGCTATACGATCCTGTCTCCAGCGGCCGTGCAGGATATGGTGGCGGATCACCAGCTGGTCGGTGCGCCAATCGGATCGCCGCAGCTTCGCCGTCATATCTATCTGGTGCGCTCTGCGTCGCGACCTCTGACGGTTGCCAGCCGCCGAACGGAACAGATCTGCCGCGAGGTCGTGGCCGATCTGGTAGACCGCAAGATATGGAAAGCGCATCTGCCCGCCGGATAA
- a CDS encoding cyclase family protein, which yields MDRRIFSVCAALAGSVLALSAWPALAQDAGEQPAAGDAQAGQEDWMTSKWGADDELGSANLMTPDSVLAAAQLVTEGKVYSLGMVTGPETPAFPPRSLSLTVLQPNQATNSGLGDNAFTYNDDIFMGWLGIGSQIDGLGHAGVDHVYYGGRKLDDFAKASGLEQLGLEKLPGLVGRGVMLDMAAFYGTDMVDSGTAYTAEDIQAAAEQQGVELREGDVLLFNSNWMNLLDGEGADPERFGSTEPGLGVSGAEYLADLGVMAVGADTWGLEVVPAETEGEAFRVHQILQPENGIYLLENMDTRELARDQVHEFLFVLGQARVQGAVQMIINPIAIR from the coding sequence ATGGACAGGCGTATTTTTTCCGTATGTGCAGCATTGGCGGGGTCGGTTCTGGCCCTTTCTGCATGGCCCGCTCTGGCGCAGGATGCCGGTGAACAACCCGCCGCCGGGGACGCGCAGGCCGGGCAAGAGGACTGGATGACCTCGAAATGGGGTGCCGATGATGAGCTTGGTTCGGCCAATCTGATGACGCCGGACTCTGTGCTTGCGGCCGCGCAACTGGTCACCGAAGGCAAGGTCTACAGCCTTGGCATGGTGACGGGTCCCGAGACACCCGCTTTTCCGCCGCGCTCGCTGTCGCTGACCGTGTTGCAGCCCAATCAGGCGACGAATAGCGGGTTGGGCGATAATGCCTTCACCTATAATGACGACATCTTCATGGGCTGGCTGGGGATCGGGTCGCAGATTGACGGGCTTGGTCATGCCGGTGTGGATCATGTCTATTATGGCGGGCGGAAGCTGGATGATTTCGCCAAGGCATCGGGGCTGGAACAGCTTGGTCTGGAAAAACTGCCCGGGCTGGTGGGCCGGGGCGTGATGCTGGATATGGCCGCGTTCTATGGCACTGATATGGTAGATTCCGGCACGGCCTATACCGCCGAGGATATTCAGGCGGCGGCGGAACAGCAGGGTGTCGAGCTTCGTGAGGGCGATGTCTTGCTGTTCAACTCGAACTGGATGAATCTTCTGGATGGCGAAGGGGCCGATCCTGAGCGTTTCGGATCGACCGAACCCGGTCTCGGTGTCAGCGGTGCGGAATATCTTGCCGATCTGGGCGTAATGGCCGTTGGGGCCGACACATGGGGGCTTGAGGTCGTTCCCGCCGAGACGGAAGGCGAAGCGTTCCGCGTTCACCAGATTCTGCAACCCGAGAACGGGATTTATCTGCTGGAGAATATGGATACGCGGGAACTTGCCCGCGATCAGGTCCATGAATTCCTGTTCGTGCTTGGGCAGGCGCGTGTTCAGGGCGCGGTGCAGATGATCATCAATCCCATCGCGATCCGCTAG
- a CDS encoding cytochrome C oxidase subunit IV family protein: MIGAWIRLVVLSLIATMLALLHPVLPGPLAKGSGMAILIVVWLKANIILSDYLELRQAPRIRSGFLFGLSLFLIAATGLYLIG; this comes from the coding sequence ATGATTGGCGCATGGATCCGACTGGTTGTGCTGAGCCTGATTGCGACGATGTTGGCACTGCTTCATCCAGTGCTGCCCGGGCCTTTGGCCAAAGGCAGCGGTATGGCTATCCTGATCGTCGTCTGGCTCAAGGCGAATATCATCCTGTCCGACTATCTTGAACTGCGGCAGGCACCGCGCATCCGCAGCGGGTTTCTGTTTGGGCTGAGCCTGTTTCTGATCGCTGCGACAGGGCTCTATCTGATCGGCTGA